One region of Cuculus canorus isolate bCucCan1 chromosome 6, bCucCan1.pri, whole genome shotgun sequence genomic DNA includes:
- the HNRNPA3 gene encoding heterogeneous nuclear ribonucleoprotein A3 isoform X4, translating to MAAIKEERDVEDYKRKGRRSSQGHEPKEPEQLRKLFIGGLSFETTDDSLREHFEKWGTLTDCVVMRDPQTKRSRGFGFVTYSCVEEVDAAMSARPHKVDGRVVEPKRAVSREDSVKPGAHLTVKKIFVGGIKEDTEEYNLREYFEKYGKIETIEVMEDRQSGKKRGFAFVTFDDHDTVDKIVVQKYHTINGHNCEVKKALSKQEMQTASSQRVKYFVGRGGGSGNFMGRGNFGGGGGNFGRGGNFGGRGGYGGGGGGGGSRGSFGGGDGYNGFGDGGNYGGGPGYGSRGGYGGGGGPGYGNPGGGYGGGGGGYDGYNEGGNFGGGNYGGSGNYNDFGNYSGQQQSNYGPMKGGGSFGGRSSGSPYGGGYGSGSGSGGYGGRRF from the exons ATGGCTGCTAttaaggaagagagagatgtGGAAGACTACAAGAGGAAGGGAAGACGATCCTCACAG GGCCATGAGCCAAAGGAGCCAGAGCAGTTGAGAAAGCTGTTCATTGGAGGTCTGAGCTTTGAAACAACAGATGATAGCTTGAGAGAACACTTTGAAAAATGGGGCACACTCACGGACTGCGTG GTAATGAGAGACCCGCAAACAAAACGTTCCAGAGGCTTTGGCTTTGTGACTTACTCTTGTGTGGAGGAGGTGGATGCTGCCATGAGTGCTCGACCGCATAAGGTTGATGGACGTGTGGTTGAACCAAAGAGAGCAGTTTCAAGGGAG GATTCTGTAAAGCCTGGAGCAcatctcacagtaaaaaaaatatttgttggtGGAATTAAAGAAGATACGGAAGAATATAATTTAAGAGagtactttgaaaaatatgGCAAGATTGAAACCATAGAAGTCATGGAAGACAGgcaaagtggaaagaaaagaggcttCGCTTTTGTTACTTTTGATGATCATGATACAGTGGATAAAATTGTTG TTCAAAAATATCATACTATAAATGGACATAACTGTGAAGTGAAAAAAGCTCTCTCGAAACAAGAGATGCAGACTGCCAGCTCTCAGAGAG taaaatattttgtaggtCGTGGGGGTGGCTCAGGCAACTTCATGGGTCGTGGAAACTTTGGAGGCGGTGGAGGGAACTTTGGCCGAGGAGGAAACTTTGGTGGAAGAG GAGGCTAtgggggtggtggtggcggtggtgggAGCAGAGGAAGCTTTGGGGGTGGTGACGGATACAATGGATTTGGTGATG GTGGCAACTATGGAGGTGGTCCTGGCTATGGCAGCAGAGGAGGttatggtggtggtggaggaccAGGATATGGAAACCCAGGTGGTGGATatgggggtggaggaggaggatatGATGGCTACAATGAAGGAGGAAATTTTGGTGGTG GTAATTATGGTGGAAGTGGAAACTACAATGATTTTGGCAATTACAGTGGCCAACAGCAATCTAACTATGGTCCCATGAAAGGTGGTGGCAGCTTTGGTGGCAGAAGTTCAGGCAGTCCTTATGGTG GTGGTTATGGATCTGGAAGTGGAAGTGGGGGCTATGGTGGTAGAAGATTCTAA
- the HNRNPA3 gene encoding heterogeneous nuclear ribonucleoprotein A3 isoform X1, protein MAAIKEERDVEDYKRKGRRSSQQKYRRLNKGHEPKEPEQLRKLFIGGLSFETTDDSLREHFEKWGTLTDCVVMRDPQTKRSRGFGFVTYSCVEEVDAAMSARPHKVDGRVVEPKRAVSREDSVKPGAHLTVKKIFVGGIKEDTEEYNLREYFEKYGKIETIEVMEDRQSGKKRGFAFVTFDDHDTVDKIVVQKYHTINGHNCEVKKALSKQEMQTASSQRVKYFVGRGGGSGNFMGRGNFGGGGGNFGRGGNFGGRGGYGGGGGGGGSRGSFGGGDGYNGFGDGGNYGGGPGYGSRGGYGGGGGPGYGNPGGGYGGGGGGYDGYNEGGNFGGGNYGGSGNYNDFGNYSGQQQSNYGPMKGGGSFGGRSSGSPYGGGYGSGSGSGGYGGRRF, encoded by the exons ATGGCTGCTAttaaggaagagagagatgtGGAAGACTACAAGAGGAAGGGAAGACGATCCTCACAG CAGAAATACCGTAGACTGAATAAG GGCCATGAGCCAAAGGAGCCAGAGCAGTTGAGAAAGCTGTTCATTGGAGGTCTGAGCTTTGAAACAACAGATGATAGCTTGAGAGAACACTTTGAAAAATGGGGCACACTCACGGACTGCGTG GTAATGAGAGACCCGCAAACAAAACGTTCCAGAGGCTTTGGCTTTGTGACTTACTCTTGTGTGGAGGAGGTGGATGCTGCCATGAGTGCTCGACCGCATAAGGTTGATGGACGTGTGGTTGAACCAAAGAGAGCAGTTTCAAGGGAG GATTCTGTAAAGCCTGGAGCAcatctcacagtaaaaaaaatatttgttggtGGAATTAAAGAAGATACGGAAGAATATAATTTAAGAGagtactttgaaaaatatgGCAAGATTGAAACCATAGAAGTCATGGAAGACAGgcaaagtggaaagaaaagaggcttCGCTTTTGTTACTTTTGATGATCATGATACAGTGGATAAAATTGTTG TTCAAAAATATCATACTATAAATGGACATAACTGTGAAGTGAAAAAAGCTCTCTCGAAACAAGAGATGCAGACTGCCAGCTCTCAGAGAG taaaatattttgtaggtCGTGGGGGTGGCTCAGGCAACTTCATGGGTCGTGGAAACTTTGGAGGCGGTGGAGGGAACTTTGGCCGAGGAGGAAACTTTGGTGGAAGAG GAGGCTAtgggggtggtggtggcggtggtgggAGCAGAGGAAGCTTTGGGGGTGGTGACGGATACAATGGATTTGGTGATG GTGGCAACTATGGAGGTGGTCCTGGCTATGGCAGCAGAGGAGGttatggtggtggtggaggaccAGGATATGGAAACCCAGGTGGTGGATatgggggtggaggaggaggatatGATGGCTACAATGAAGGAGGAAATTTTGGTGGTG GTAATTATGGTGGAAGTGGAAACTACAATGATTTTGGCAATTACAGTGGCCAACAGCAATCTAACTATGGTCCCATGAAAGGTGGTGGCAGCTTTGGTGGCAGAAGTTCAGGCAGTCCTTATGGTG GTGGTTATGGATCTGGAAGTGGAAGTGGGGGCTATGGTGGTAGAAGATTCTAA
- the HNRNPA3 gene encoding heterogeneous nuclear ribonucleoprotein A3 isoform X5 — MAAIKEERDVEDYKRKGRRSSQQKYRRLNKGHEPKEPEQLRKLFIGGLSFETTDDSLREHFEKWGTLTDCVVMRDPQTKRSRGFGFVTYSCVEEVDAAMSARPHKVDGRVVEPKRAVSREDSVKPGAHLTVKKIFVGGIKEDTEEYNLREYFEKYGKIETIEVMEDRQSGKKRGFAFVTFDDHDTVDKIVVQKYHTINGHNCEVKKALSKQEMQTASSQRVKYFVGRGGGSGNFMGRGNFGGGGGNFGRGGNFGGRGGNYGGGPGYGSRGGYGGGGGPGYGNPGGGYGGGGGGYDGYNEGGNFGGGNYGGSGNYNDFGNYSGQQQSNYGPMKGGGSFGGRSSGSPYGGGYGSGSGSGGYGGRRF, encoded by the exons ATGGCTGCTAttaaggaagagagagatgtGGAAGACTACAAGAGGAAGGGAAGACGATCCTCACAG CAGAAATACCGTAGACTGAATAAG GGCCATGAGCCAAAGGAGCCAGAGCAGTTGAGAAAGCTGTTCATTGGAGGTCTGAGCTTTGAAACAACAGATGATAGCTTGAGAGAACACTTTGAAAAATGGGGCACACTCACGGACTGCGTG GTAATGAGAGACCCGCAAACAAAACGTTCCAGAGGCTTTGGCTTTGTGACTTACTCTTGTGTGGAGGAGGTGGATGCTGCCATGAGTGCTCGACCGCATAAGGTTGATGGACGTGTGGTTGAACCAAAGAGAGCAGTTTCAAGGGAG GATTCTGTAAAGCCTGGAGCAcatctcacagtaaaaaaaatatttgttggtGGAATTAAAGAAGATACGGAAGAATATAATTTAAGAGagtactttgaaaaatatgGCAAGATTGAAACCATAGAAGTCATGGAAGACAGgcaaagtggaaagaaaagaggcttCGCTTTTGTTACTTTTGATGATCATGATACAGTGGATAAAATTGTTG TTCAAAAATATCATACTATAAATGGACATAACTGTGAAGTGAAAAAAGCTCTCTCGAAACAAGAGATGCAGACTGCCAGCTCTCAGAGAG taaaatattttgtaggtCGTGGGGGTGGCTCAGGCAACTTCATGGGTCGTGGAAACTTTGGAGGCGGTGGAGGGAACTTTGGCCGAGGAGGAAACTTTGGTGGAAGAG GTGGCAACTATGGAGGTGGTCCTGGCTATGGCAGCAGAGGAGGttatggtggtggtggaggaccAGGATATGGAAACCCAGGTGGTGGATatgggggtggaggaggaggatatGATGGCTACAATGAAGGAGGAAATTTTGGTGGTG GTAATTATGGTGGAAGTGGAAACTACAATGATTTTGGCAATTACAGTGGCCAACAGCAATCTAACTATGGTCCCATGAAAGGTGGTGGCAGCTTTGGTGGCAGAAGTTCAGGCAGTCCTTATGGTG GTGGTTATGGATCTGGAAGTGGAAGTGGGGGCTATGGTGGTAGAAGATTCTAA
- the HNRNPA3 gene encoding heterogeneous nuclear ribonucleoprotein A3 isoform X3 encodes MAAIKEERDVEDYKRKGRRSSQQKYRRLNKGHEPKEPEQLRKLFIGGLSFETTDDSLREHFEKWGTLTDCVVMRDPQTKRSRGFGFVTYSCVEEVDAAMSARPHKVDGRVVEPKRAVSREDSVKPGAHLTVKKIFVGGIKEDTEEYNLREYFEKYGKIETIEVMEDRQSGKKRGFAFVTFDDHDTVDKIVVQKYHTINGHNCEVKKALSKQEMQTASSQRGRGGGSGNFMGRGNFGGGGGNFGRGGNFGGRGGYGGGGGGGGSRGSFGGGDGYNGFGDGGNYGGGPGYGSRGGYGGGGGPGYGNPGGGYGGGGGGYDGYNEGGNFGGGNYGGSGNYNDFGNYSGQQQSNYGPMKGGGSFGGRSSGSPYGGGYGSGSGSGGYGGRRF; translated from the exons ATGGCTGCTAttaaggaagagagagatgtGGAAGACTACAAGAGGAAGGGAAGACGATCCTCACAG CAGAAATACCGTAGACTGAATAAG GGCCATGAGCCAAAGGAGCCAGAGCAGTTGAGAAAGCTGTTCATTGGAGGTCTGAGCTTTGAAACAACAGATGATAGCTTGAGAGAACACTTTGAAAAATGGGGCACACTCACGGACTGCGTG GTAATGAGAGACCCGCAAACAAAACGTTCCAGAGGCTTTGGCTTTGTGACTTACTCTTGTGTGGAGGAGGTGGATGCTGCCATGAGTGCTCGACCGCATAAGGTTGATGGACGTGTGGTTGAACCAAAGAGAGCAGTTTCAAGGGAG GATTCTGTAAAGCCTGGAGCAcatctcacagtaaaaaaaatatttgttggtGGAATTAAAGAAGATACGGAAGAATATAATTTAAGAGagtactttgaaaaatatgGCAAGATTGAAACCATAGAAGTCATGGAAGACAGgcaaagtggaaagaaaagaggcttCGCTTTTGTTACTTTTGATGATCATGATACAGTGGATAAAATTGTTG TTCAAAAATATCATACTATAAATGGACATAACTGTGAAGTGAAAAAAGCTCTCTCGAAACAAGAGATGCAGACTGCCAGCTCTCAGAGAG gtCGTGGGGGTGGCTCAGGCAACTTCATGGGTCGTGGAAACTTTGGAGGCGGTGGAGGGAACTTTGGCCGAGGAGGAAACTTTGGTGGAAGAG GAGGCTAtgggggtggtggtggcggtggtgggAGCAGAGGAAGCTTTGGGGGTGGTGACGGATACAATGGATTTGGTGATG GTGGCAACTATGGAGGTGGTCCTGGCTATGGCAGCAGAGGAGGttatggtggtggtggaggaccAGGATATGGAAACCCAGGTGGTGGATatgggggtggaggaggaggatatGATGGCTACAATGAAGGAGGAAATTTTGGTGGTG GTAATTATGGTGGAAGTGGAAACTACAATGATTTTGGCAATTACAGTGGCCAACAGCAATCTAACTATGGTCCCATGAAAGGTGGTGGCAGCTTTGGTGGCAGAAGTTCAGGCAGTCCTTATGGTG GTGGTTATGGATCTGGAAGTGGAAGTGGGGGCTATGGTGGTAGAAGATTCTAA
- the HNRNPA3 gene encoding heterogeneous nuclear ribonucleoprotein A3 isoform X2 — MAAIKEERDVEDYKRKGRRSSQKYRRLNKGHEPKEPEQLRKLFIGGLSFETTDDSLREHFEKWGTLTDCVVMRDPQTKRSRGFGFVTYSCVEEVDAAMSARPHKVDGRVVEPKRAVSREDSVKPGAHLTVKKIFVGGIKEDTEEYNLREYFEKYGKIETIEVMEDRQSGKKRGFAFVTFDDHDTVDKIVVQKYHTINGHNCEVKKALSKQEMQTASSQRVKYFVGRGGGSGNFMGRGNFGGGGGNFGRGGNFGGRGGYGGGGGGGGSRGSFGGGDGYNGFGDGGNYGGGPGYGSRGGYGGGGGPGYGNPGGGYGGGGGGYDGYNEGGNFGGGNYGGSGNYNDFGNYSGQQQSNYGPMKGGGSFGGRSSGSPYGGGYGSGSGSGGYGGRRF, encoded by the exons ATGGCTGCTAttaaggaagagagagatgtGGAAGACTACAAGAGGAAGGGAAGACGATCCTCACAG AAATACCGTAGACTGAATAAG GGCCATGAGCCAAAGGAGCCAGAGCAGTTGAGAAAGCTGTTCATTGGAGGTCTGAGCTTTGAAACAACAGATGATAGCTTGAGAGAACACTTTGAAAAATGGGGCACACTCACGGACTGCGTG GTAATGAGAGACCCGCAAACAAAACGTTCCAGAGGCTTTGGCTTTGTGACTTACTCTTGTGTGGAGGAGGTGGATGCTGCCATGAGTGCTCGACCGCATAAGGTTGATGGACGTGTGGTTGAACCAAAGAGAGCAGTTTCAAGGGAG GATTCTGTAAAGCCTGGAGCAcatctcacagtaaaaaaaatatttgttggtGGAATTAAAGAAGATACGGAAGAATATAATTTAAGAGagtactttgaaaaatatgGCAAGATTGAAACCATAGAAGTCATGGAAGACAGgcaaagtggaaagaaaagaggcttCGCTTTTGTTACTTTTGATGATCATGATACAGTGGATAAAATTGTTG TTCAAAAATATCATACTATAAATGGACATAACTGTGAAGTGAAAAAAGCTCTCTCGAAACAAGAGATGCAGACTGCCAGCTCTCAGAGAG taaaatattttgtaggtCGTGGGGGTGGCTCAGGCAACTTCATGGGTCGTGGAAACTTTGGAGGCGGTGGAGGGAACTTTGGCCGAGGAGGAAACTTTGGTGGAAGAG GAGGCTAtgggggtggtggtggcggtggtgggAGCAGAGGAAGCTTTGGGGGTGGTGACGGATACAATGGATTTGGTGATG GTGGCAACTATGGAGGTGGTCCTGGCTATGGCAGCAGAGGAGGttatggtggtggtggaggaccAGGATATGGAAACCCAGGTGGTGGATatgggggtggaggaggaggatatGATGGCTACAATGAAGGAGGAAATTTTGGTGGTG GTAATTATGGTGGAAGTGGAAACTACAATGATTTTGGCAATTACAGTGGCCAACAGCAATCTAACTATGGTCCCATGAAAGGTGGTGGCAGCTTTGGTGGCAGAAGTTCAGGCAGTCCTTATGGTG GTGGTTATGGATCTGGAAGTGGAAGTGGGGGCTATGGTGGTAGAAGATTCTAA
- the HNRNPA3 gene encoding heterogeneous nuclear ribonucleoprotein A3 isoform X6, giving the protein MAAIKEERDVEDYKRKGRRSSQQKYRRLNKGHEPKEPEQLRKLFIGGLSFETTDDSLREHFEKWGTLTDCVVMRDPQTKRSRGFGFVTYSCVEEVDAAMSARPHKVDGRVVEPKRAVSREDSVKPGAHLTVKKIFVGGIKEDTEEYNLREYFEKYGKIETIEVMEDRQSGKKRGFAFVTFDDHDTVDKIVVQKYHTINGHNCEVKKALSKQEMQTASSQRGRGGGSGNFMGRGNFGGGGGNFGRGGNFGGRGGNYGGGPGYGSRGGYGGGGGPGYGNPGGGYGGGGGGYDGYNEGGNFGGGNYGGSGNYNDFGNYSGQQQSNYGPMKGGGSFGGRSSGSPYGGGYGSGSGSGGYGGRRF; this is encoded by the exons ATGGCTGCTAttaaggaagagagagatgtGGAAGACTACAAGAGGAAGGGAAGACGATCCTCACAG CAGAAATACCGTAGACTGAATAAG GGCCATGAGCCAAAGGAGCCAGAGCAGTTGAGAAAGCTGTTCATTGGAGGTCTGAGCTTTGAAACAACAGATGATAGCTTGAGAGAACACTTTGAAAAATGGGGCACACTCACGGACTGCGTG GTAATGAGAGACCCGCAAACAAAACGTTCCAGAGGCTTTGGCTTTGTGACTTACTCTTGTGTGGAGGAGGTGGATGCTGCCATGAGTGCTCGACCGCATAAGGTTGATGGACGTGTGGTTGAACCAAAGAGAGCAGTTTCAAGGGAG GATTCTGTAAAGCCTGGAGCAcatctcacagtaaaaaaaatatttgttggtGGAATTAAAGAAGATACGGAAGAATATAATTTAAGAGagtactttgaaaaatatgGCAAGATTGAAACCATAGAAGTCATGGAAGACAGgcaaagtggaaagaaaagaggcttCGCTTTTGTTACTTTTGATGATCATGATACAGTGGATAAAATTGTTG TTCAAAAATATCATACTATAAATGGACATAACTGTGAAGTGAAAAAAGCTCTCTCGAAACAAGAGATGCAGACTGCCAGCTCTCAGAGAG gtCGTGGGGGTGGCTCAGGCAACTTCATGGGTCGTGGAAACTTTGGAGGCGGTGGAGGGAACTTTGGCCGAGGAGGAAACTTTGGTGGAAGAG GTGGCAACTATGGAGGTGGTCCTGGCTATGGCAGCAGAGGAGGttatggtggtggtggaggaccAGGATATGGAAACCCAGGTGGTGGATatgggggtggaggaggaggatatGATGGCTACAATGAAGGAGGAAATTTTGGTGGTG GTAATTATGGTGGAAGTGGAAACTACAATGATTTTGGCAATTACAGTGGCCAACAGCAATCTAACTATGGTCCCATGAAAGGTGGTGGCAGCTTTGGTGGCAGAAGTTCAGGCAGTCCTTATGGTG GTGGTTATGGATCTGGAAGTGGAAGTGGGGGCTATGGTGGTAGAAGATTCTAA